In Procambarus clarkii isolate CNS0578487 chromosome 36, FALCON_Pclarkii_2.0, whole genome shotgun sequence, one DNA window encodes the following:
- the LOC123756145 gene encoding uncharacterized protein gives MTPFDDFVYLVNSILLGEEPTIEDFILLIGTFVAFIAFILWCCFPIVPKESNPPAQYDTQYTKYKKTDSPYDEKM, from the exons ATGACTCCATTTGATGATTTCGTTTATCTTGTAAATTCCATCCTCCTTGGTGAAGAGCCA acCATTGAGGACTTCATCCTCTTAATTGGAACATTTGTAGCATTTATTGCTTTCATTCTCTGGTGCTGCTTCCCCATTGTACCAAAGGAATCCAATCCTCCTGCTCAGTATGACACACAGTACACCAAATATAAGAAAACAGATTCTCCATATGATGAGAAGATGTGA